In Hemibagrus wyckioides isolate EC202008001 linkage group LG21, SWU_Hwy_1.0, whole genome shotgun sequence, the following proteins share a genomic window:
- the LOC131342574 gene encoding myosin heavy chain, fast skeletal muscle-like: MADGEMECFGLAAIYLRKPEKERIEAQTKPFDAKTAVFVAEPAEMYVKGTLISKDGSKATVETLDGKILTVKEDVIFPMNPPKFDKIEDMAMMTHLNEATVLYNLKERYAAWMIYTYSGLFCVTVNPYKWLPVYDAVVVTGYRGKKRVEAPPHIFSISDNAYQFMLTDRENQSILITGESGAGKTVNTKRVIQYFATIAVSGQKKAEPTFGKMQGSLEDQIIAANPLLEAYGNAKTVRNDNSSRFGKFIRIHFGSSGKLASADIETYLLEKSRVTFQLSAERSYHIFYQLMTGHKPELLEALLITTNPYDYPVISQGEIIVKSINDVEEFVATDTAIDILGFSADEKMNIYKLTGAVMHHGNMKFKQKQREEQAEPDGTEVADKIAYLMGLNSADMLKALCYPRVKVGNEFVTKGQTVPQVNNAVMALCKSVYEKMFSWMVIRINEMLDTKQPRQFFIGVLDIAGFEIFDFNSLEQLCINFTNEKLQQFFNHHMFVLEQEEYKKEGIDWEFIDFGMDLAACIELIEKPMGIFSILEEECMFPKATDTSFKNKLHDQHLGKSAAFQKPKPAKGKAEAHFSLVHYAGTVDYNIVGWLDKNKDPLNDSVVQLYQKSANKLLAFLYAGHATADDTSTGGSGKKSGKRKGGSFQTVSALFRENLGKLMTNLRSTHPHFVRCLIPNESKTPGLMENHLVIHQLRCNGVLEGIRICRKGFPSRILYGDFKLRYKVLNASVIPEGQFIDNKKAAEKLLASIDVDHSQYKFGHTKVFFKAGLLGTLEEMRDEKLANLVTMTQALCRGYLMRKEFVKMMKRRESIFSIQYNIRSFMNVKHWPWMKLYFKIKPLLKSAETEKEMAAMKENYEKMKEDLAKALAKKKELEEKMVSLLQEKNDLQLQVAAETENLSDAEERCEGLIKSKIQLEAKLKESNERLEDEEEINAELTAKKRKLEDECSELKKDIDDLELTLAKVEKEKRATENKVKNLTEEMTSLDECITKLTKEKQALQEAHQQTLDDLQAEEDKVNMLTKSKIKLEQQVDDLEGSLEQEKKFRMDLERAKRKLEGEIKLAQENIMDLENDKQQATEKIKKKDFETSQLLSKIEDEQSVSAQLQKKIKELLSRIEELEEEIEAERAAHAKVEKQRSDLSRELEEISERLEEAGGATAAQIEMNKKREAEFQKLRRDLEESTLQHEATAAALRKKQADSVAELGEQIDNLQRVKQKLEKEKSEYKMEIDDLASNMEAVAKSKANLEKMCRTLEDQLGEIKAKYEENVRQLNDTCYQKARLATEADELKHQLEEKDVLVSQLSRGKHNYTQQIEVLQRNIEEEVKAKNALAHAVQSARHDCDLLREQFEEEQEAKAELQHAMSKANSEVAQWKTKYETDAIQRTEELEEAKKKLAQRLQEAEETIEAVNSKCASLEKTKQRLQGEVEDLMIDVERTNAFAANLDKKQRNFDKILTEWKQKYEEGQAELEGSQKEARSLSTELFKIKNSFEESLDHLETLKRENKNLQQEISDLTEQLGENGKTIYELEKAKKSVESEKSEIQIALEEAEGTLEHEESKILRVQLELNQVKSETDRKLAEKDEEMEQIKRNSQRVIESMQTTLDSEIRSRNDALRIKKKMEGDLNELEIQLSHANHQAAETQKQLRIVHGQLKDYQLHLDEAVRGQEDMKEQVAMVERRNNLMLAEIEELRVALEQTERGRKVAEQELVDASERVTLLHSQNTNLINTKKKLEADLIQIQGEVDESIQEARNAEEKAKKAITDAAMMAEELKKEQDTSAHLERMKKNLETTIKDLQHRLDEAENLVIKGGKKQLQKLEARIHELEGEVDVEQRRGAEAIKGLRKYERRMKELTYQTEEDKKNVNRLQDLIDKLQLKVKAYKKQAEEAEEQANTHLSKFRRVQHELEEAQERADIAETQVNKLRAKSRDIGKGKDPE; this comes from the exons ATGGCTGATGGAGAAATGGAATGCTTTGGCTTGGCAGCCATCTACCTCCGTAAACCAGAGAAGGAGAGGATTGAAGCCCAGACAAAACCTTTCGATGCCAAAACTGCAGTGTTTGTGGCTGAACCGGCAGAGATGTACGTCAAGGGTACACTGATAAGCAAAGACGGTAGCAAAGCCACTGTTGAAACTTTGGATGGCAAA ATCCTTACAGTTAAGGAAGATGTCATTTTCCCTATGAATCCTCCCAAGTTTGACAAAATTGAGGACATGGCCATGATGACCCACCTCAACGAAGCCACTGTGCTGTATAACCTCAAAGAGCGTTATGCAGCATGGATGATCTAT ACCTACTCTGGGTTGTTCTGCGTCACAGTGAACCCCTACAAGTGGCTCCCAGTGTATGACGCCGTCGTTGTTACTGGATACAGAGGAAAGAAGAGAGTTGAAGCCCCACCTCACATCTTCTCCATCTCTGATAACGCCTATCAGTTCATGCTCACTG ACCGTGAGAATCAATCTATCCTTATCAC TGGAGAAAGTGGTGCAGGAAAGACTGTGAACACAAAACGTGTCATTCAGTACTTTGCAACAATTGCAGTGTCTGGTCAGAAAAAGGCAGAGCCTACTTTTGGCAAAATGCAG GGTTCACTTGAGGATCAAATTATCGCAGCCAACCCCCTGCTGGAGGCTTATGGTAATGCCAAGACTGTCAGAAATGACAACTCCTCTCGTTTT GGCAAATTCATCAGAATTCATTTTGGATCCTCTGGGAAGCTGGCTTCAGCTGATATTGAAACAT ATCTGCTGGAAAAATCAAGAGTCACCTTCCAGCTGTCTGCTGAGAGAAGCTACCACATTTTTTATCAGCTCATGACTGGACACAAGCCAGAACTGCTTG AGGCACTGCTCATAACTACCAACCCCTATGATTACCCTGTCATCAGCCAGGGGGAAATTATAGTGAAAAGCATTAACGATGTAGAGGAGTTTGTTGCTACAGAT ACAGCCATTGACATCCTTGGTTTCAGCGCTGATGAGAAAATGAACATCTACAAGTTGACCGGTGCTGTGATGCATCATGGAAACATGAAGTTCAAACAAAAGCAGAGGGAGGAGCAGGCTGAGCCCGATGGCACTGAGG TTGCTGATAAAATCGCCTACCTCATGGGCCTGAACTCAGCTGACATGCTGAAAGCTTTGTGCTACCCCAGAGTCAAAGTCGGAAATGAGTTTGTGACCAAAGGCCAGACTGTACCTCAG GTGAACAATGCCGTCATGGCCCTCTGCAAGTCTGTCTATGAGAAAATGTTCTCGTGGATGGTCATCCGTATCAATGAGATGTTGGACACAAAGCAGCCAAGACAATTCTTCATCGGTGTGCTGGATATCGCTGGGTTTGAGATCTTTGAT TTCAACAGCTTGGAGCAGCTCTGCATTAACTTCACAAATGAGAAACTGCAACAGTTTTTCAACCACCACATGTTCGTGCTGGAACAAGAGGAGTACAAGAAAGAAGGCATTGATTGGGAGTTCATTGACTTTGGTATGGACTTGGCTGCCTGCATTGAGCTTATTGAGAAG CCAATGGGCATCTTCTCCATCCTTGAAGAGGAGTGCATGTTCCCCAAAGCCACAGACACGTCCTTCAAGAACAAGCTTCACGACCAGCACCTTGGAAAAAGTGCTGCTTTCCAAAAGCCAAAGCCTGCCAAAGGCAAAGCTGAGGCCCACTTCTCCCTGGTGCACTATGCCGGCACTGTGGACTACAACATTGTCGGCTGGTTGGACAAAAACAAGGATCCACTGAACGACTCTGTTGTGCAGCTGTACCAGAAGTCAGCAAACAAACTTCTGGCCTTCCTGTATGCTGGTCATGCTACTGCTGATG ATACTAGCACAGGTGGTAGTGGCAAGAAGAGTGGCAAGAGGAAGGGAGGTTCCTTCCAAACTGTGTCAGCTTTATTCAGA GAAAACCTTGGCAAACTGATGACCAACCTGAGAAGCACTCACCCTCATTTTGTACGCTGCTTGATTCCAAATGAGTCCAAGACTCCAG GTCTGATGGAGAATCACCTCGTCATCCACCAGTTGAGGTGTAATGGTGTGCTTGAGGGTATCAGAATATGCAGAAAGGGATTCCCCAGCAGAATCCTCTATGGTGACTTTAAGCTGAG ATACAAAGTCTTGAATGCCAGTGTCATCCCAGAGGGACAGTTCATTGACAACAAGAAGGCTGCAGAGAAACTCTTAGCCTCCATTGATGTGGATCACAGCCAATATAAGTTTGGGCACACCAAG GTGTTCTTTAAAGCCGGTCTGTTGGGTACTCTTGAGGAGATGCGAGATGAAAAACTTGCAAATCTAGTAACCATGACTCAGGCTTTGTGCCGTGGCTACCTCATGAGGAAGGAGTTTGTCAAAATGATGAAAagaag GGAATCAATCTTTTCTATTCAATACAACATCCGCTCATTCATGAATGTGAAACACTGGCCATGGATGAAGCTGTACTTCAAGATCAAGCCTCTTCTCAAGAGTGCAGAGACTGAGAAGGAAATGGCTGCCATGAAGGAGAACTATGAGAAAATGAAGGAGGATCTGGCAAAGGCACTCGCCAAGAAAAAGGAGCTTGAGGAGAAGATGGTGTCTCTGCTACAGGAGAAAAATGACCTGCAACTCCAAGTAGCAGCT GAAACCGAGAACCTTTCAGATGCAGAGGAAAGGTGTGAGGGGCTCATCAAGAGCAAGATCCAACTTGAGGCTAAACTCAAAGAGTCAAATGAGAGActtgaggatgaggaggaaatCAATGCCGAGCTGACTGCCAAgaagaggaaactggaggatGAGTGCTCTGAGCTGAAGAAGGACATTGATGACCTGGAGCTCACCTTGGCCAAAGTGGAAAAGGAGAAACGTGCCACTGAAAACAAG GTCAAGAACCTCACTGAGGAGATGACCTCGCTAGATGAGTGCATTACCAAGCTCACTAAGGAAAAGCAAGCACTACAAGAGGCACaccagcagactctggatgaTCTCCAGGCAGAGGAAGACAAAGTCAACATGTTGACAAAATCCAAGATCAAACTTGAACAACAAGTGGATGat CTTGAAGGTTCACTGGAACAAGAGAAGAAATTCCGCATGGACCTTGAGAGAGCCAAAAGAAAACTTGAAGGAGAAATTAAACTAGCTCAAGAAAATATAATGGATCTGGAGAATGATAAGCAGCAGGCTACGGAGAAGATTAAGAA GAAGGATTTTGAAACAAGCCAACTTCTAAGCAAAATTGAGGATGAGCAGTCTGTGAGTGCTCAACTTCAGAAGAAGATTAAGGAACTGCTG TCACGCATTGAAGAGTTGGAAGAAGAAATTGAGGCTGAGCGTGCAGCTCATGCTAAAGTTGAGAAGCAGAGATCTGATCTCTCCAGGGAACTTGAGGAGATCAGTGAGAGGCTCGAGGAAGCTGGAGGTGCCACTGCTGCTCAGATCGAGATGAACAAGAAGCGTGAGGCCGAGTTCCAGAAACTTCGTCGTGATCTGGAAGAGTCCACTCTGCAGCATGAAGCCACGGCTGCTGCCCTCCGCAAGAAACAAGCTGACAGTGTTGCTGAGCTTGGAGAACAGATCGACAACCTTCAGCGTGTCAAGCAGAAGCTGGAGAAGGAAAAGAGTGAATACAAAATGGAGATAGATGACCTGGCCAGTAACATGGAGGCTGTGGCAAAATCAAAG GCTAATCTGGAGAAAATGTGCAGAACCCTTGAGGACCAACTTGGGGAAATCAAAGCAAAATATGAGGAAAATGTTCGGCAGCTTAATGACACATGTTATCAAAAAGCTAGACTTGCAACTGAAGCTG ATGAACTTAAACATCAGCTAGAGGAGAAAGATGTGTTGGTTTCTCAACTATCCAGAGGAAAGCACAACTACACTCAGCAGATTGAAGTGCTCCAAAGAAACATTGAAGAGGAAGTGAag GCAAAGAATGCCCTGGCTCATGCTGTTCAATCAGCTCGTCATGACTGCGATCTGCTCAgagaacagtttgaggaagagcAGGAGGCCAAGGCTGAGCTTCAGCATGCGATGTCTAAGGCCAATAGCGAGGTGGCTCAGTGGAAAACAAAATATGAGACTGATGCCATCCAACGTACTGAGGAGCTCGAGGAGGCCAA GAAAAAGCTCGCTCAGCGACTCCAAGAGGCAGAGGAAACCATTGAAGCTGTGAACTCCAAATGTGCTTCTCTGGAGAAGACCAAGCAAAGGCTGCAAGGTGAGGTGGAGGACCTCATGATTGATGTGGAGAGAACCAATGCCTTTGCAGCCAACCTTGACAAAAAGCAGAGAAACTTTGACAAG ATCCTGACAGAATGGAAGCAAAAGTATGAAGAAGGCCAGGCTGAACTAGAGGGAAGTCAGAAAGAGGCTCGCTCTCTTAGCACCGAACtctttaaaataaagaattcaTTTGAGGAATCCCTTGATCATTTGGAGACATTAAAAAGAGAGAACAAGAATCTACAAC AGGAGATCTCTGACCTGACTGAGCAGCTTGGGGAAAATGGAAAGACCATCTATGAGCTAGAGAAAGCAAAAAAGTCGGTGGAGTCAGAGAAATCAGAAATCCAGATCGCCCTTGAGGAGGCCGAG GGCACTCTTGAGCATGAGGAATCCAAGATCCTTCGTGTTCAGCTCGAGCTCAACCAGGTTAAAAGCGAGACTGACAGAAAACTTGCTGAGAAGGATGAGGAAATGGAACAGATCAAGAGAAACAGTCAGAGGGTCATTGAGTCCATGCAGACCACTCTGGACTCTGAGATCAGGAGCAGGAATGATGCTCTCAGAATCAAGAAGAAAATGGAGGGAGATCTGAACGAGCTGGAGATTCAGTTGAGCCATGCAAACCACCAGGCTGCTGAGACCCAGAAACAGCTCAGGATTGTTCATGGACAACTTAaa GATTACCAACTGCACCTTGACGAGGCTGTCAGAGGACAGGAAGACATGAAGGAGCAGGTGGCCATGGTAGAGCGCAGGAATAATCTGATGCTGGCAGAAATCGAGGAACTGAGAGTTGCACTGGAGCAAACAGAGAGAGGCCGCAAAGTGGCTGAACAGGAGCTGGTTGATGCCAGTGAGCGTGtaacactgctgcactctcaG aaTACAAACCTAATTAATACTAAGAAGAAGCTTGAGGCTGACCTGATCCAAATACAGGGTGAGGTGGATGAGTCCATCCAGGAGGCAAGAAATGCTGAAGAGAAGGCCAAGAAGGCCATCACAGAT GCTGCCATGATGGCAGAGGAGTTGAAAAAGGAGCAAGACACCAGTGCT